From the Neoarius graeffei isolate fNeoGra1 chromosome 1, fNeoGra1.pri, whole genome shotgun sequence genome, one window contains:
- the LOC132889621 gene encoding E3 ubiquitin-protein ligase TRIM39-like: protein MASSSGVLSEDQLQCSICLDVFTDPVSTPCGHNFCKICLKEYWDSSSHCQCPMCKEEFPKRPQLRVNTFISELAAPFKKAVQVKFSSAAEKPTQSVVLCDVCCEKKCAAVKSCLICMASYCKTHLEPHERISSLKKHKLMDPVENLEDYICLKHERPLELFCRVDQTCVCQFCTEGEHKTHRTVPIEEESEEKKTELGKTQVEVQQMIQERVKKIEEIRHSVELNKKNTEKEKADSVKFFSALMRCIERSQTELLKVMEEKQKAAEMQAEEFIKELEQEITELKRRNTELEQLSHTEDHLHLLQIYLSLCSPPHTQDWTDVTINPHLSEETLRRALSQLQETLSEEMQKVPEINLKRIQQYAVDVTLDPDTAHRKLILSDDRKQVKHGDKRQNLPDNPERFNRCVCVLGKEGISSGRFYYEVQVRGKTAWDLGVARESINRKGDITASPEDGYWCVWLRNETEYEACDSPSAFLSLKQAPQKVGVFVDYEEGLISFYDADAKSHIYSFTGQNFTEKLYPYFCPCPNDGGKNSAPLIICPVHQI, encoded by the exons ATGGCTTCCTCCAGCGGTGTCCTGAGTGAAGATCAGCTCCAGTGCTCCATCTGTCTGGATGTGTTCACTGATCCAGTCTCGACTCCATGTGGACACAACTTCTGTAAGATCTGTCTCAAAGAGTACTGGGACAGCAGTTCACACTGTCAGTGTCCAATGTGTAAGGAGGAATTCCCTAAACGACCTCAACTACGTGTGAATACGTTCATCTCTGAACTTGCTGCTCCATTTAAGAAGGCAGTTCAGGTGAAATTCAGTAGTGCTGCAGAAAAACCCACACAATCTGTGGTGCTCTGTGACGTCTGCTGTGAAAAGAAATGTGCAGCTGTGAAGTCCTGCCTGATCTGTATGGCCTCTTACTGCAAGACTCACCTGGAACCTCATGAGAGAATTTCTTCATTAAAGAAGCACAAACTGATGGATCctgtggagaacctggaggactacATCTGCCTGAAGCATGAGAGACCCCTGGAGCTGTTCTGTAGAGTCGACCAGacgtgtgtgtgtcagttctgtACTGAGGGAGAACACAAAACTCACAGGACTGTTCCTATAGAGGAGGAGAGTGAAGAGAAGAAG ACTGAGTTGGGAAAGACACAAGTGGAAGTTCAGCAGATGATCCAGGAGCGAGTGAAGAAGATTGAGGAAATCAGACACTCTGTAGAACTCAATAAA AAAAacacagagaaggagaaagcagACAGTGTGAAGTTCTTCAGTGCTCTGATGCGCTGCATTGAGAGAAGTCAGACTGAGCTGCTTAAGGTGATGGAGGAGAAGCAGAAAGCAGCAGAGATGCAGGCTGAAGAGTTCATTAAAGAGCTGGAGCAGGAAATCACTGAGCTAAAGAGGAGaaacactgagctggagcagctctcACACACTGAGGATCACCTCCACCTCCTACAG ATTTACCTGTCACTGTGCAGCCCTCCACACACCCAGGACTGGACTGACGTCACAATTAACCCTCATCTGAGTGAGGAGACTCTGAGGAGAGCTCTGTCTCAGCTTCAGGAAACTCTCAGTGAGGAAATGCAGAAGGTTCCAGAGATTA ACCTGAAGAGAATTCAACAATATGCAG TGGATGTGACTCTGGATCCTGATACAGCTCATCGTAAACTCATCCTGTCTGATGATAGGAAACAAGTGAAACATGGAGACAAGAGACAGAATCTCCCTGATAACCCAGAGAGGTTTAATCGTTGTGTCTGTGTCCTGGGAAAGGAGGGAATCTCCTCAGGGAGATTTTACTATGAAGTGCAGGTCAGAGGGAAGACTGCATGGGATTTAGGAGTGGCCAGAGAGTCCATTAACAGGAAAGGGGATATTACAGCCAGTCCTGAAGATGGATACTGGTGTGTGTGGCTGAGGAATGAGACTGAATATGAGGCTTGTGATTCTCCCTCTGCCTTCCTCTCCTTGAAACAGGCTCCTCAGAAGGTGGGGGTGTTTGTGGATTATGAGGAAGGCCTGATCTCCTTCTATGATGCTGATGCAAAATCTCATATCTACTCTTTCACTGGTCAGAATTTCACTGAGAAACTTTATCCATACTTCTGTCCCTGTCCCAATGATGGAGGTAAAAATTCAGCACCACTGATCATCTGCCCTGTTCATCAGATCTAA